One window of the Pseudofrankia sp. DC12 genome contains the following:
- a CDS encoding IS256 family transposase, translating to MAVRPTVTDSEGFGKELLTASPDLLGSMVKAFAEALMNAEVDEICNAEYGEVSPERVNRRNGYRDRAWDTRAGTIELAVPRLRQGSYFPEWLLTRRRRAEQALISVVATSYLLGVSTRRVDKLVEQLGVAHISKSQVSELARHLDAQVEAFRSRPLDGGPYRFVQADALTMKVREDGRVINVHCLLAVGVNGDGHREILGLDVVSSEDGAGWLAFFRGLVARGLTGVRLVTSDAHAGLVAAIGATLPGASWQRCRTHYLRDLLTFTPKSSQPWVATLVRTIFDQAGATEVNAQFDRAVEALSEKLPRAATHLEEAKADVLAFTTYPREIWRQIWSSNPQERLNKEIRRRTDVVGIFPNRDAIIRLVGAVLAEQHDEWIETHRYFGLEILAKTDPAETAADTPEISVTTDALAA from the coding sequence ATGGCCGTGCGTCCGACTGTGACCGACTCGGAGGGGTTCGGCAAGGAGCTGTTGACGGCGAGTCCTGATCTGTTGGGTTCGATGGTGAAGGCGTTCGCGGAGGCGTTGATGAACGCCGAGGTGGATGAGATCTGTAATGCGGAATATGGCGAGGTATCTCCGGAACGTGTCAATCGCCGGAATGGTTACCGGGATCGGGCGTGGGACACGAGGGCCGGGACGATCGAGTTGGCGGTTCCGCGGCTGCGGCAGGGCTCGTATTTTCCGGAGTGGTTGTTGACGCGGCGCCGGCGTGCGGAGCAGGCGCTGATCTCGGTTGTCGCGACGTCCTATCTGCTCGGTGTCTCGACGCGTCGGGTCGACAAGCTCGTCGAGCAGCTCGGCGTCGCCCACATCTCGAAGTCCCAGGTATCGGAGCTCGCGCGGCATCTCGACGCCCAGGTCGAGGCGTTCCGTTCCCGGCCGTTGGACGGCGGGCCGTACCGGTTCGTGCAGGCGGACGCGTTGACGATGAAGGTCCGCGAGGACGGCCGAGTGATCAACGTGCACTGCCTGCTCGCGGTCGGTGTCAACGGCGACGGGCACCGCGAGATCCTCGGCCTCGACGTCGTGAGCAGCGAGGACGGTGCCGGCTGGCTGGCGTTCTTCCGCGGCCTGGTCGCCCGCGGCCTGACGGGCGTTCGCCTCGTCACGTCCGACGCCCACGCCGGCCTCGTCGCCGCGATCGGCGCGACCCTGCCCGGCGCGTCCTGGCAGCGCTGCCGCACGCACTACCTGCGCGACCTGCTGACGTTCACCCCGAAAAGCTCACAGCCCTGGGTCGCCACGCTGGTAAGAACGATCTTCGACCAGGCCGGCGCGACCGAGGTGAACGCACAGTTCGACCGGGCCGTCGAGGCTCTTTCCGAGAAGCTACCCCGCGCCGCGACCCACCTGGAGGAAGCGAAAGCCGACGTGCTCGCGTTCACGACCTATCCCCGAGAGATCTGGCGGCAGATCTGGTCGTCGAACCCGCAGGAACGGCTGAACAAGGAGATCCGCCGGCGCACCGACGTCGTCGGTATCTTCCCGAACCGCGACGCGATCATTCGTCTCGTCGGCGCGGTCCTCGCCGAACAGCACGACGAATGGATCGAGACCCACCGCTACTTCGGACTGGAAATCCTCGCCAAAACCGATCCAGCCGAAACCGCCGCCGACACACCCGAGATCAGCGTGACCACCGACGCCCTCGCCGCATAA
- a CDS encoding AAA family ATPase, with protein MSPVGYTVTKTHPFAWNQAYKGAIHPTDVSLPGYAFEAVPFRWLNRKMLADEVGHGRVRAFNPTAEDQVDEATGYGDAAWVMDGNNQRAVIEAFFEPVTVGHSLVVIYLKHSPLQELRTDRLLVGAARVTRVTLPPMYNQSPTAPFLSSMWETVVEHSLRPGMTDGILLPYQRLVPLLDDGVDVTGALAWAPERRGTEFSYVTEHLSDDAAIEALASLERAARGMRALGVEVPDASLDWIATQAERLWQIRGPVPGLAAIFSELGVAQPYAAARAVVGHVGESDPWPLLEKIFADPAATPDQLRSHLPRPIGRIWSKQPAERQAALRLLSAFDITPDQVRTIMAGETDVGFELNQLLDNPYLAATCTYGTPDHVPFTTVDRALYPPTHVSWTAPVPAEVRRDGPLNRPRVEALLADVLEQQGAQGDTLVPADETVDLANARSLDQLGNLTSTIILGLDLDHDSAVAWPDWSPLTSVSLADGSPAYKLVRHEETSQTIRDWIAVQKRRTRLGDLSDARAVLDAALDRNQLVTVSSGGADDELEDRARTEKTAGLSILHDSALSVLIGPAGTGKTTLLRALVEYPGVAADGVLLLAPTGKARVQLETKVELPAMTLASYLTLSGRYEGETGRYRVLGNDGRRRSYGLVVIDEASMLTEEMLAATLDAFTGVRRLVLVGDPHQLPPIGAGRPFADLVNKLRPAEFVNWARVAPGYVELQVPRRQLPDGRHGTRHDLELAAWFGDGTRGAGDEAIWTELATTPDLPTVRYEPWGERTAVQALTDTMREELPLDTHPKPDWAFALTYGASVNGQYLNWEPGAGRQAERWQILSPTRSRPFGTVELNRHIKRVYRADDLRFAQRTFTSNIPAPIGPEMIIRGDKVMQTTNRRHKAYPPTGGLNYVANGEIGVGIGRVTPSKTRRKKGLRLNVEFSSQPGFQYGYWPTDGDDVDLELAWAVTVHKSQGSEFGTTFLVLPAHAHVSRELMYTALTRQKDRVVILHEGSLADLRDLAQPWRSETARRLTDLFTAPEPFTLQIRGEARRYDRKLLHVSANGTPMASKNEVIIAGLLDGLVPGQWQYEQPYTGRDGRQVLPDFTIAADDGRTVFWEHAGMLDLPDYARKWEKKKAWYAANGILPHADGGGQNGTLLITDDLRGADAQAWRALAAEVLGVGHASPVRGASGRRFATKRTASRRQSGQ; from the coding sequence ATGTCGCCCGTCGGGTACACGGTGACGAAGACGCATCCGTTCGCCTGGAACCAGGCGTACAAGGGCGCGATCCATCCAACCGATGTATCGCTTCCGGGCTACGCGTTCGAGGCGGTGCCGTTCCGCTGGCTCAACCGGAAGATGCTGGCTGACGAGGTCGGTCACGGCCGCGTGCGAGCCTTCAACCCGACCGCGGAAGACCAGGTTGATGAGGCGACGGGCTACGGCGATGCGGCCTGGGTGATGGACGGGAACAACCAGCGGGCGGTCATCGAGGCGTTCTTCGAGCCCGTGACGGTGGGTCACTCGCTGGTCGTCATCTACCTGAAGCATTCACCGCTGCAGGAGCTGCGTACAGACCGGCTGCTGGTCGGAGCCGCGCGCGTCACCCGGGTGACGCTTCCGCCGATGTACAACCAGTCGCCGACCGCGCCGTTCCTGTCGTCGATGTGGGAGACGGTCGTCGAGCACAGCCTGCGGCCCGGCATGACCGACGGCATTCTGCTGCCCTACCAGCGGCTGGTACCACTCCTCGATGACGGTGTGGATGTCACCGGAGCCCTCGCCTGGGCTCCCGAAAGGCGCGGCACCGAGTTCTCGTACGTGACGGAGCACCTGTCGGATGACGCCGCAATCGAGGCGCTCGCCTCACTCGAACGGGCCGCCCGGGGTATGCGGGCGCTCGGGGTGGAGGTTCCGGACGCGTCGCTGGACTGGATCGCGACCCAGGCCGAGCGGCTGTGGCAGATACGTGGCCCCGTTCCTGGTCTCGCCGCCATCTTCAGTGAACTCGGCGTGGCCCAGCCCTATGCCGCTGCCCGGGCGGTCGTCGGGCATGTTGGCGAGTCCGATCCCTGGCCGCTCCTCGAGAAGATCTTCGCTGATCCCGCTGCTACGCCCGACCAGCTCAGGTCGCACCTGCCCCGCCCTATCGGCAGAATCTGGAGCAAGCAGCCGGCCGAGCGCCAGGCCGCGTTGCGGCTGCTCTCGGCGTTCGACATCACGCCCGACCAGGTGAGGACCATCATGGCCGGAGAGACGGACGTCGGCTTCGAACTCAATCAGCTGCTGGACAACCCATACCTCGCGGCGACTTGCACCTACGGGACGCCCGATCACGTGCCCTTCACGACAGTGGACCGGGCCCTGTACCCGCCGACGCACGTCAGCTGGACAGCACCGGTCCCGGCCGAGGTGCGGCGAGACGGGCCGTTGAACAGGCCACGCGTCGAAGCGTTGCTCGCCGATGTACTGGAGCAGCAGGGTGCCCAGGGCGACACACTGGTCCCGGCGGACGAGACTGTGGACCTGGCAAACGCGCGCAGCTTGGACCAGCTAGGCAACCTCACCAGCACGATCATCCTGGGTCTCGACCTGGATCACGATTCGGCCGTCGCGTGGCCCGACTGGTCGCCGTTGACCAGCGTGTCCCTGGCGGACGGCTCCCCGGCCTACAAGCTCGTCCGCCATGAGGAAACGTCGCAGACGATCCGCGACTGGATTGCGGTCCAAAAGCGGCGCACGCGGCTGGGCGACCTGTCGGACGCTCGCGCCGTGCTGGACGCGGCCCTCGACCGCAACCAGCTTGTCACCGTCTCATCCGGTGGTGCGGACGACGAGCTGGAGGACCGTGCCCGTACCGAGAAGACCGCCGGCCTGTCGATCCTCCACGATTCGGCCCTGTCGGTGCTCATCGGGCCCGCCGGCACCGGAAAGACCACACTGCTGCGGGCGCTTGTGGAATATCCCGGGGTCGCCGCCGATGGCGTGCTGCTGCTCGCGCCGACAGGCAAGGCGCGGGTCCAGCTGGAGACGAAGGTCGAGTTGCCGGCGATGACTCTCGCCAGCTATTTGACCCTCTCGGGCCGCTACGAGGGCGAAACCGGCCGCTACCGGGTCCTGGGCAACGACGGCCGACGCCGGAGCTATGGCCTCGTCGTGATCGACGAGGCCTCCATGCTCACCGAAGAGATGCTTGCCGCGACCCTCGATGCCTTCACCGGCGTCCGCCGCCTCGTGCTCGTCGGCGACCCGCACCAGCTGCCGCCGATCGGAGCCGGCCGGCCGTTCGCCGATCTCGTCAACAAACTGCGGCCCGCAGAATTCGTCAACTGGGCACGGGTCGCACCCGGCTACGTCGAACTGCAGGTACCCAGGCGGCAGCTACCCGACGGCAGACACGGCACCCGCCACGACCTGGAACTCGCGGCCTGGTTCGGCGACGGCACCCGCGGCGCCGGCGACGAGGCCATCTGGACCGAGCTCGCCACCACCCCGGACCTGCCGACCGTGCGCTACGAGCCCTGGGGCGAGCGCACCGCGGTCCAAGCGCTGACCGACACGATGCGCGAGGAACTCCCGCTCGACACCCACCCGAAGCCCGACTGGGCCTTCGCGCTGACCTACGGGGCATCGGTCAACGGGCAGTACCTCAACTGGGAGCCCGGCGCCGGACGCCAGGCCGAGCGCTGGCAGATCCTGTCGCCGACCCGGTCACGCCCGTTCGGCACGGTCGAGCTCAACCGGCACATCAAGCGGGTCTACCGCGCGGACGACCTCCGGTTCGCCCAGCGCACCTTCACCTCCAACATCCCGGCACCCATCGGCCCCGAGATGATCATCCGTGGCGACAAGGTCATGCAGACGACCAACCGGCGCCACAAGGCCTACCCACCGACTGGCGGGCTCAACTACGTCGCGAACGGCGAGATCGGCGTTGGCATTGGCCGCGTCACTCCGAGCAAGACTCGGCGGAAGAAGGGGCTACGGCTCAACGTCGAGTTCTCTTCCCAGCCAGGGTTCCAGTACGGCTACTGGCCGACCGACGGCGATGATGTCGACCTGGAGCTGGCGTGGGCGGTCACGGTGCACAAGTCGCAGGGCTCCGAGTTCGGCACCACCTTCCTGGTCCTCCCGGCGCACGCCCACGTCTCCCGCGAGCTGATGTACACCGCGCTGACCCGGCAGAAGGACAGGGTCGTCATCCTGCACGAGGGATCTCTCGCAGACCTGCGTGACCTCGCCCAGCCCTGGCGCTCCGAAACCGCCCGCCGGCTCACCGACCTGTTCACGGCCCCGGAACCGTTCACCCTCCAGATCCGGGGCGAGGCGCGCCGGTACGACCGCAAGCTCCTGCACGTCTCGGCGAACGGCACCCCTATGGCCTCGAAGAACGAGGTCATCATCGCCGGGCTTCTCGACGGCCTCGTCCCCGGCCAATGGCAGTATGAGCAGCCCTACACAGGTAGGGACGGCCGCCAGGTGCTGCCAGACTTCACTATCGCCGCCGACGACGGCCGCACCGTCTTCTGGGAGCACGCTGGCATGCTTGACCTGCCTGATTACGCCCGGAAGTGGGAGAAGAAGAAGGCCTGGTACGCCGCGAACGGGATCCTTCCGCACGCCGATGGCGGAGGCCAGAACGGAACCCTGCTGATTACCGACGACCTCCGCGGAGCCGATGCCCAGGCTTGGCGCGCGCTCGCTGCCGAGGTACTTGGCGTCGGCCATGCCTCGCCGGTCCGAGGCGCTAGCGGTCGGCGGTTCGCTACAAAGAGAACGGCCAGCAGGCGGCAATCCGGCCAATAG